A genomic segment from Bacillus cereus G9842 encodes:
- a CDS encoding ABC transporter ATP-binding protein gives MIQFNHVSKSYEDGTKAVDSLHLEIKKGEFFVLIGPSGCGKTTTMKMINRLIETTEGSILIDGKDIQQYNINELRWDIGYVLQQIALFPHMTIAENIAVVPEMRQWSKKEIKARVDDLLHMVGLDPDIYRDRMPDELSGGQKQRVGVVRALAANPKIVLMDEPFSALDPLSREQLQKDIVQLQKKIQKTIVFVTHDMQEALSLGDRICIMKEGKVVQLDTPEGIIHNPKNEFVEEFIGNRGRTWYEEKSVADVLPLDQSVQLEGQALSLHSSLEEALVRVRDEEVVPVEENGQYIGALTSRHIVNYIVEQMKERG, from the coding sequence GTGATTCAATTTAATCATGTGTCAAAATCGTATGAAGATGGCACGAAAGCAGTGGATTCATTGCATTTAGAAATTAAAAAGGGAGAATTTTTTGTTCTCATCGGTCCGAGTGGTTGCGGGAAAACAACGACAATGAAGATGATTAATCGTTTAATCGAAACGACTGAAGGGTCGATTTTAATCGATGGAAAAGATATTCAACAATATAATATAAACGAATTACGTTGGGATATAGGATACGTGTTGCAACAGATTGCTTTGTTTCCTCATATGACAATCGCTGAAAATATTGCAGTTGTTCCTGAAATGAGGCAATGGAGCAAAAAGGAAATAAAAGCACGCGTCGATGACTTGTTACATATGGTTGGATTAGATCCGGATATATATCGAGATCGTATGCCTGATGAATTGTCAGGAGGACAAAAACAACGTGTCGGTGTCGTGCGAGCATTAGCCGCAAACCCGAAAATCGTTCTTATGGATGAACCATTTAGTGCGTTAGATCCATTAAGTAGGGAACAGCTTCAGAAGGATATTGTACAGTTGCAAAAAAAGATTCAAAAAACAATCGTGTTCGTAACACATGATATGCAAGAAGCATTATCACTTGGAGATCGCATTTGTATTATGAAAGAAGGAAAAGTTGTTCAACTAGATACACCAGAAGGAATTATACATAATCCGAAAAATGAATTTGTAGAGGAGTTCATTGGAAATCGTGGACGAACTTGGTATGAGGAGAAAAGTGTAGCAGATGTATTGCCGCTTGATCAAAGTGTGCAATTAGAAGGGCAGGCACTATCATTACATTCTTCTTTAGAAGAAGCGCTAGTTCGTGTGCGTGACGAGGAGGTCGTTCCAGTTGAAGAAAACGGTCAATATATTGGAGCGTTAACAAGTCGTCATATTGTCAATTACATTGTTGAACAAATGAAGGAAAGAGGTTAA
- a CDS encoding YdcF family protein, which yields MNKWIFLMILLLPPLYIIYMTFRMNKVAREKLSYHSPYVLILGAKLFGDRPSLSLQNRLDVALEYLFSHPEAKVIVSGGQGEDEDIPEAHSMRNYLMVHGIDESRILIEDQSTNTYENLKFSMDLYNVKHAVVVSNTYHLYRTKIIAKRLGMKMEALAAETPIRSKRKMYVREYAAIMKTILFDR from the coding sequence ATGAACAAATGGATCTTTCTTATGATTTTATTATTACCGCCACTATACATCATTTATATGACGTTTCGAATGAACAAAGTTGCTCGTGAAAAGTTGAGCTATCACTCTCCGTACGTTCTTATACTGGGTGCAAAGTTATTTGGAGATAGACCGTCTTTATCTCTTCAAAATCGTTTGGATGTAGCGTTGGAGTATTTATTTTCCCATCCTGAAGCGAAAGTAATTGTTTCAGGTGGCCAAGGAGAAGATGAAGATATACCGGAAGCTCATAGCATGAGAAACTATTTAATGGTACATGGTATAGATGAGAGTCGTATTTTAATAGAAGATCAATCTACAAATACGTATGAAAACTTAAAGTTTAGTATGGATTTATATAATGTGAAACATGCGGTAGTTGTAAGTAATACGTATCATTTATATCGAACGAAAATAATTGCAAAGCGTTTAGGCATGAAGATGGAGGCACTAGCTGCTGAAACACCAATTCGTTCTAAGAGAAAAATGTATGTTCGCGAATATGCTGCTATTATGAAAACAATATTGTTCGATCGTTAG
- a CDS encoding MFS transporter, translated as MSSLYHDSRLYYILGANSLSAIGSGIVMITIPWLLIKESGGETTFGYVSIIATLIMFLLTPFIGQSIDRFSRKSLLLCNEGIGIAVIGIMFIWGFAGQPYHSIHYILIYIAGSFYYLLFYPTIFAFNQEIFQAEHYKSLSGTMEIQGQLTQVISGAAASFLIEIVSLKWILLVDMLTFAGAFFLFLCIPYVKKKEVKRKITFKKQLFEGIHFMKKRPKLFWFLLATYMPFIGVMMANYLIPVYISDILKANASVYAIEGMMYGVGAVVAGICIPLIMKYVKTEVSIVMTMFIYVISITAMSIEPSVIFLYGLAIFHAVGNAGTRVARNVLMMEEIPNEVMGRVDSLFRLIGTGIRILLLMLFTAGVSKVGVMLPFYVLSCILIFSLGIAIYYVLSQRKVAAHVSNKSIV; from the coding sequence ATGTCCTCCCTTTATCATGATTCTCGCTTGTATTACATTCTAGGGGCCAATAGTCTATCTGCTATTGGTTCCGGAATTGTTATGATAACGATTCCGTGGCTGTTAATTAAAGAGAGTGGAGGAGAGACAACATTTGGTTATGTTTCTATCATTGCAACCCTCATTATGTTTTTATTAACACCATTCATTGGGCAAAGTATTGATCGTTTTTCAAGAAAATCTTTATTGCTATGTAACGAAGGAATCGGAATAGCTGTAATTGGAATAATGTTTATATGGGGATTTGCTGGGCAACCTTATCATTCTATTCACTATATTCTTATTTATATAGCCGGATCATTCTACTATTTATTATTTTATCCTACAATATTTGCGTTCAACCAAGAGATATTTCAAGCGGAACATTATAAAAGTTTAAGTGGAACGATGGAAATACAAGGACAGTTAACACAAGTTATTTCTGGAGCGGCCGCGAGCTTCTTAATTGAAATTGTATCTTTGAAGTGGATTTTGTTAGTAGACATGTTAACTTTTGCTGGAGCATTTTTTCTTTTCTTATGTATACCGTACGTAAAGAAAAAAGAAGTGAAAAGAAAAATAACATTTAAGAAGCAATTATTTGAAGGAATTCACTTTATGAAAAAACGTCCTAAGCTCTTTTGGTTCTTACTGGCCACTTATATGCCGTTTATAGGTGTTATGATGGCAAATTATTTAATACCAGTTTATATTTCGGATATACTTAAAGCCAATGCCTCTGTATACGCAATAGAGGGGATGATGTACGGTGTTGGAGCGGTTGTTGCAGGAATCTGTATTCCACTCATAATGAAATATGTAAAAACAGAAGTTTCAATCGTTATGACGATGTTCATTTATGTAATTTCAATTACCGCAATGAGTATTGAACCTTCCGTAATTTTCTTATATGGACTTGCAATTTTTCATGCAGTTGGAAATGCGGGTACAAGAGTGGCGAGAAATGTATTGATGATGGAGGAAATTCCAAATGAAGTAATGGGACGTGTAGACAGCTTATTTCGCCTAATTGGTACTGGAATACGAATTTTATTATTAATGTTGTTTACAGCGGGTGTATCTAAAGTTGGAGTCATGCTGCCGTTTTACGTATTAAGCTGCATATTGATCTTCTCATTAGGAATCGCTATTTATTATGTACTATCACAACGTAAAGTAGCGGCGCATGTTTCTAATAAATCAATCGTTTGA
- a CDS encoding ABC transporter permease/substrate-binding protein yields the protein MTNFIQTFQERKIELLTALSEHLQISLISLFFAVIIAVPLGILLTRKERMAEFIIGTSAVMQTVPSLALLGLLIPLVGIGKLPAIIALVVYALLPILRNTYTGIRELDESLIEAARAMGMNSWRRLWKVELPLALPIIMAGIRTAMVLIVGTATLAALIGAGGLGKLILLGIDRNDHALIILGAVPAALLALFFDIVLRILERPKRSSKRVILTICIVVVMIASPFLWSTEKKDIVIAGKLGSEPEILIQMYKQLIEQDTDLHVQLKPGLGKTAFVFEALKSGEVDVYPEFSGTALSTFVKEEPKSTNRDEVYEQARVGLEKKYNMIMLMPMEYNNTYALAMPKKIADQKNINTISDLGNVAQEAKVGFTLEFADREDGYKGMQKLYNYKFSNVKTMEPKLRYSAIQSGDVNVIDAYSTDSELEQYGLKVLKDDKGLFPPYQGAPLLRKETLQKYPELEKVLNKLSGKITDEEMRKMNYEVNVNGKSSEEVAKQFLQKENLLR from the coding sequence GTGACTAATTTTATACAAACGTTCCAAGAACGAAAAATAGAATTACTAACTGCATTAAGTGAGCATTTACAAATATCGCTTATTTCATTATTTTTTGCAGTAATTATAGCGGTGCCACTTGGCATTTTATTAACAAGAAAAGAACGAATGGCTGAATTTATAATAGGAACTTCTGCGGTAATGCAGACAGTGCCATCACTTGCATTACTCGGACTATTAATTCCGTTAGTAGGAATCGGAAAACTTCCAGCGATTATCGCATTAGTTGTGTATGCACTATTACCTATTTTACGAAATACATATACAGGAATAAGGGAATTAGATGAATCACTAATAGAAGCCGCGAGAGCTATGGGGATGAATAGTTGGAGAAGGTTGTGGAAGGTAGAACTTCCTCTTGCATTGCCTATCATTATGGCCGGTATTCGTACAGCGATGGTATTAATTGTTGGAACGGCTACATTAGCAGCTCTCATTGGTGCTGGTGGGCTAGGTAAGCTTATATTATTAGGTATAGATCGAAATGATCATGCACTTATCATTTTAGGGGCCGTACCAGCCGCGTTACTCGCTTTATTCTTTGATATAGTACTTCGCATACTTGAACGACCGAAACGCTCTTCTAAGCGTGTTATATTAACGATATGTATAGTTGTAGTAATGATTGCTTCTCCATTTCTTTGGAGTACAGAAAAGAAAGATATTGTTATTGCGGGCAAACTTGGATCAGAACCTGAAATTTTAATTCAAATGTATAAGCAGCTTATTGAACAAGATACCGATTTACACGTACAATTAAAACCAGGTCTTGGGAAAACAGCATTTGTATTTGAAGCGTTGAAATCAGGTGAAGTAGATGTGTACCCAGAATTTTCAGGAACAGCGCTATCTACTTTCGTGAAAGAAGAACCAAAGAGTACAAATCGTGATGAAGTATATGAGCAGGCTCGCGTTGGACTGGAAAAGAAATATAATATGATTATGTTGATGCCAATGGAGTATAACAATACATATGCACTAGCCATGCCGAAAAAAATAGCAGATCAAAAGAATATAAATACTATTTCTGATTTAGGGAATGTTGCGCAGGAAGCCAAAGTAGGATTTACATTGGAATTTGCTGATCGTGAAGATGGTTATAAAGGAATGCAAAAATTATATAACTATAAGTTCTCGAATGTTAAAACGATGGAGCCGAAGCTGCGTTATAGCGCAATTCAATCTGGAGATGTTAACGTAATTGATGCATATTCAACAGATAGTGAATTGGAGCAATACGGACTAAAAGTGCTAAAAGATGATAAAGGGTTATTCCCACCTTATCAAGGAGCACCATTATTAAGAAAAGAAACGTTACAGAAATATCCTGAACTTGAAAAGGTATTAAATAAATTATCTGGAAAGATTACAGATGAAGAAATGCGAAAAATGAATTATGAAGTTAATGTGAATGGTAAAAGTAGTGAAGAAGTCGCAAAACAATTTTTACAAAAAGAGAATTTACTTCGTTAA